From Acidobacteriota bacterium:
GACGCGGCGCGCTTCGCCGAGGCGGTGCGCTGCTACACGCGGGCGCTCGACCTCGACGGCGAGTCGGCCGAGGCGTGCTTCTACCTCGCCGTGGCCTACGAGAAGCTCGGTCGATCCCAGGACGCGCGACCGCTGTGGCAGCGGTACCAGCGCGTGGCGCCCGATGGGGAGTGGATCGCGCTCGCGCGCGAATTCGGCGAGTAAGGGACTAGCGGACGCGGAAGGTGATGATGCCGCGGACCGGGTCGTAGGGCGAGACGCCAACGGTGACACGGTCGCCGGGGACCACCTTGATGCGGAACCGGCGCATGCGACCGCTGAGCTGCGCGAGCACTTCCTGGCCCGAATCGCATTGCACGCGGTACAGTCCGCCGCTGTGGACGGCAGTCACGGTCCCCTGGACGTCAA
This genomic window contains:
- the infA gene encoding translation initiation factor IF-1; this encodes MSKDDLIDVQGTVTAVHSGGLYRVQCDSGQEVLAQLSGRMRRFRIKVVPGDRVTVGVSPYDPVRGIITFRVR